Genomic DNA from Nitrosospira lacus:
CGCAGATAAAGTAATGTATTGCGGGTGAACAAAGGCGAATCCCCGCGTTGCAATGAGCTGATCACTTCACGTAGCGGCCACAGCGATTTGCGTAGAAAAACCCCTTCACGCTTCAGGCGGTAAATTGAATGCAGGGTACTGGGTTGAGGGCGGGCTACCAGCTCTGTCTCCAGCGCTTCAGTTTTCTCATCGAGCTGCTCAAGGATGACGAAGTAGCTGTCAACAATGGAATCAATCAAGCTGTACATCAGGAAATCTGCACCCAACTTCCTGATCTGGCCTTTACCGGCATGTAATCGCTCGCGCACTGATCCGAATTGAGTGCTGTCCGCTTCAAGAAACGAGAGTACAAAATTTTTTCCCAGCACCAGGCTGATCTGATCCGAATCTATCCTTTCTCCCGTTTCGTTGTATTCATAACTAAAGGTTTTCAGTACCACGTAGAGGTAATTGCCGTAATCTTCCAGCTTGGAGCGTTGTTCAGTATTGAATATGTCTTCCAGTACCAATGGATGGAGGTCAAAGCAGGCACCGATTTGCTCCATCATGTGG
This window encodes:
- the corA gene encoding magnesium/cobalt transporter CorA → MASHSKKRSTKAGLPPGTLVHIGKKKNVTPRIILLDYDDNGVRESEITVADLADGTRFAHGIKWISVHGLGDTHMMEQIGACFDLHPLVLEDIFNTEQRSKLEDYGNYLYVVLKTFSYEYNETGERIDSDQISLVLGKNFVLSFLEADSTQFGSVRERLHAGKGQIRKLGADFLMYSLIDSIVDSYFVILEQLDEKTEALETELVARPQPSTLHSIYRLKREGVFLRKSLWPLREVISSLQRGDSPLFTRNTLLYLRDVYDHIIHIIESVESLRDLTAGMLDIYVSSVSYRISIVMKVLTVITTIFMPLTLIAGIYGMNFKHLPGLDSELGFFVVLGIMATISVGMLALFRWKKWL